CATCTTCTCCGGATCACATTTGGCAGCGGGGAAATAATCGGCCAGATCTATTGTATCATCGTCAACTTTTTTTACTTCGGATAGTGACAATTGAAGGATGTTTTTAAAACTGGCAGCTCTCCCCTGAGCATAGATCACATCTCCTCTTTTAAAGAGTGGATCCCATTCCATGGCATTATCCCATATCCTGCCCTCCACCTCTCCCGTCTTGTCCTTGAGGCGAAGATTAAGATAGGGCGCCCCTTTTTGAGAAAAGGCGAGGTTTTTTTCTGTAACGAGGAAGGAATCGTTAATCTTCTCTCCCGGCCGTATGTCTTTAATATAAATACTTTTTATCTTCAACTACCTACCCACCCTTCCTGAGAATATATATTCATCTTTCCACCTCTTACATACCCGATAAGGGTTATTCCCGCCTCTTTCAATAAGTGAATGGCCTGAGATGTGGGAGCCGAGTGGGAGATGATCACCGGCGCCCCTAATTTCCCTACCTTGTTGACGATTTCCGAGGAAACCCTCCCCGTTGTCAGGATAATCTTATCGGAACAGTCAATGCCTTCAAGAAGGGTGTAGCCACCTATCATGTCAATCGTGTTGTGCCTCCCAATATCTTCCCGCAAGACAAGGATACCATTGCCGTTGGCTAAGGCGGAACAGTGTGTTCCATGGGTTATATTGTGCAGATACGACGTCTCAAGGAGACTCTCCATGAGACTTAATACCTTTTCCGGTGTAATCGGCACCCCCTTTCTCTTTACCCCTTCACCGGCCAGGTGAAGGGAAGTTCCCGTTCCGACGCCAGGATCCGGGGTATCTCCCTCCGGCCTTCTGAGGCGGGCGCCGCTCGAGTAGATGGTTTTAGAGGCATCAAAATGGGAAGGGTATGCTTCCCCTGTATAGACATTCACGGTGGCTTGGTCATCAGAAACCTCAATCTTTTTCAAGTCCGTAAGAGTCCTGATGATCCCTTCTGCCCTGAGAAATCCCACCGCCAGTTCTTTTACATGATTTCCCGTACAGGCGATGGTGACAACTCTTTGATTATTGAGGAATATTTCGAGATGTATCTCTCTAATAATCTCGGTGGTGGTTCTTGAGAAACCCCGGCTGTCGTAAACTTGAATGTCGAATCGCTCTATCCCCACCGGAGATTCTTCGGGAGTCATTTCCCCTCTCTTTCTCTCAGGATCCGATGTTCCCCCGCCCTGATGGTCAGCTTTGTCATATCGAAATATTCCATCAGCGGGATGATGAATTTTCGTGAAAGTCCCGTCAATTCCTTAAAACTTGCCGGTGTGGCTTTGCCTTCCTTCAGGAGGAGATTTTTATAATCCTCCCGGAGCTTCTCCAGGGCATCTCTGTAAAAATATAAGTCTTCACTGACGTTTATCAGTACACCTTCCCTGAGCATTACATTAAATACATTTTCCGCCTGGACTTTCCGGTCGGCGAATTTTTCCCGGACCTCTCTTAGAGAAGGGGGGGTAAGCCCGGCATTGAGGTAGAGGACAGATATTTCCCCACGGAGATCCTTCAGATCACCCTCAAGGTTGACGCTGTGCCCGGGGAGACGGATGTTTTCCCTATCAATGACAATCTCTCCACTTTTTTCGAGGCCTTTGAGCGCCATGTTAAAGAGTCTTGGACTAACGAAGCGCCCCATGGTGGTCTTCAGTTCCTCCTTTGGCAGACCCTCCTTGAGAGGAAATTTTTCATGGTATGTTCGGGCTTCCTGAAGAATTCTCTGCTGGAGGTTTTCATATATGGACAGGGACACAACTCTTCTTTCGTCCCTGTCCATGAGAATGGCCTGCCTTTCCGAAAACATCTTCTCCAGGATCTGTTGGAGGTGGTTCTGATTGGTTCCCGTCCTCATCACAAGCCGCTGGACACTGATACCCTCGAAACCGGCCCGCTCAATAATCGTGTTCGTTCTCTCCACAGGGGTTCCTTCGTGCAACAGGGAGCATTCGTGAAGTACTCTGTCCGCATACCTTTTCTGCTTTTTAGGAAGGGGATCAATAATCATTCCGCCCCCAATCGTTGTCACCGGCGAATAACTTCTGATTACGAATCTGTCCCGCGCCATGGTGACCGCGGGAGATCCAAGTACAAGCTGGGCATAACTATTTTCCCCAGGTTCTATCTCGTCCCGGTTAAGGAGAATCATCCGGGCGATGATTTCACTGGTCCCCGCATGAAACCTGACAAGGGTCCTGTTCTTCAGCTTTCTGGTGGCACCCGCCAGATACTCAAATGAGACATCAAGACGGGGCGACGCCTCTAATGTTGCCGGCCGTGCCAGGACGTCCCCCCTTGCGATCATCGCCTTTTCGACTCCCTGCAGATTGATGGCTGTTCTCTGACCCGCCTGGGCGGTAGCGACATTCTGGTTATGAACCTGAATACCTCTTATCTTTGCCGTCAACTTTTTCGGTAGTATCTCCACCCCCTCGGCAACTTTCACCTGCCCCGACATCAATGTCCCTGTAACGACCGTCCCGAATCCCTTCATGGTAAATACCCTGTCAATAGGCAACCGGAAGACACCTGTATCGTCTTCCCATTCCATCTCAGAGGATACCTGGTCAAGGGTGGCAAGAAATTCAGGAAGGCCAACGCCGGTTATGGCGGAAATGGGTATGATAGGAGATGATTCCAAAAAAGTCCCTTTGAGAAATTCCCTGACATCGTCGGTGACAAGTTCAAGCCAGTCCTCATCAACGAGATCAATCTTGGTGAGGGCAACAAGCCCCCTTTTAACACCGAGGAGGGAACAGATATGGAGATGTTCTCTCGTCTGAGGCATAACACCTTCGTCCGCCGCGATGACCAATACCACCAGATCAATGCCTGCGGCCCCGGCAACCATATTTCTTATAAACCTCTCATGGCCTGGTACGTCCACGATGCCAAGCGTCTGACCACTTTTCAGGGCCAGGGAGGCAAAACCAAGGTCAATGGTGATCCCCCTTTCCTTCTCCTCCTTGAGCCTGTCTGTGTCAATACCGGTCAAGGCCTTGATGAGTGCCGTTTTACCATGGTCAACATGTCCCGCTGTACCGAGTATGATATGCTTCATGGAACTCAAAATAGCAAACTCCCTGAGTTTTCACAATAATAAAAAATATTCGTCAGCGTTCAGCGTTCGGCAATCGGCAATCAGCGGTCAGGAAGAAACCGAACGCTGATGGTTGAACGCTTACAGATAGTAAACATCTAAGGGGGTAAGCCTTTGTTTTTACTGGAAGCTGACGGCTGATGGCTGACTGCTTACAAATATTTCTTTTAATATTGAGAAATTCAGTTAAAATTTGTTATAATAAAAACTTCAGACATCTGGAAATTTGGATTCAGCCTTTTTCGCCAAAATGCCAAGAAAGGC
This window of the Syntrophales bacterium genome carries:
- the fdhD gene encoding formate dehydrogenase accessory sulfurtransferase FdhD — translated: MTPEESPVGIERFDIQVYDSRGFSRTTTEIIREIHLEIFLNNQRVVTIACTGNHVKELAVGFLRAEGIIRTLTDLKKIEVSDDQATVNVYTGEAYPSHFDASKTIYSSGARLRRPEGDTPDPGVGTGTSLHLAGEGVKRKGVPITPEKVLSLMESLLETSYLHNITHGTHCSALANGNGILVLREDIGRHNTIDMIGGYTLLEGIDCSDKIILTTGRVSSEIVNKVGKLGAPVIISHSAPTSQAIHLLKEAGITLIGYVRGGKMNIYSQEGWVGS
- the selB gene encoding selenocysteine-specific translation elongation factor — its product is MKHIILGTAGHVDHGKTALIKALTGIDTDRLKEEKERGITIDLGFASLALKSGQTLGIVDVPGHERFIRNMVAGAAGIDLVVLVIAADEGVMPQTREHLHICSLLGVKRGLVALTKIDLVDEDWLELVTDDVREFLKGTFLESSPIIPISAITGVGLPEFLATLDQVSSEMEWEDDTGVFRLPIDRVFTMKGFGTVVTGTLMSGQVKVAEGVEILPKKLTAKIRGIQVHNQNVATAQAGQRTAINLQGVEKAMIARGDVLARPATLEASPRLDVSFEYLAGATRKLKNRTLVRFHAGTSEIIARMILLNRDEIEPGENSYAQLVLGSPAVTMARDRFVIRSYSPVTTIGGGMIIDPLPKKQKRYADRVLHECSLLHEGTPVERTNTIIERAGFEGISVQRLVMRTGTNQNHLQQILEKMFSERQAILMDRDERRVVSLSIYENLQQRILQEARTYHEKFPLKEGLPKEELKTTMGRFVSPRLFNMALKGLEKSGEIVIDRENIRLPGHSVNLEGDLKDLRGEISVLYLNAGLTPPSLREVREKFADRKVQAENVFNVMLREGVLINVSEDLYFYRDALEKLREDYKNLLLKEGKATPASFKELTGLSRKFIIPLMEYFDMTKLTIRAGEHRILREREGK